A genome region from Chiroxiphia lanceolata isolate bChiLan1 chromosome 5, bChiLan1.pri, whole genome shotgun sequence includes the following:
- the PPFIBP1 gene encoding liprin-beta-1 isoform X2, translated as MMSDASDMLAAALEQMDGIIAGSKALEYSNGIFDCQSPTSPFMGGLRALHLVEDLRGLLEMMEADEREGLRCQIPDSTAEALIEWLQSQMTNGHISGNGDVYQERLARLENDKESLVLQVSVLTDQVEAQGEKIRDLEFCLEEHREKLNATEEMLQQELLSRTTLETQKLDLMAEISTLKLKLTSVEKDRLDYEDRFRDTEDLIQEINELRLRVGEMDNERLQYEKKLKTTKSLMAKLSSMKIKVGQMQYEKQRMEQKSQILKDELSALKDKLEQKEAEVKRLHEKLVCKLKGEGIEILDRDENCKKKLKDKNIEVQKMKKAVESLMAANEEKDRKIEELRQSLNRYKKVQDMVILAQGKKGKESDSEDLNSGSVSTVLLDTPSLTDPEKSPSPTPVTASPIHDEFNVNIHEENSLQIHTSILQISIPSFSSTSKSSEADAERVKTQPRPDPASEMSEGRSAGSSPETRLCDSPVTSSLQKSSSLSSLRKEPSEVDRDPAQKPTEVKPPVEGHSFATLTPKSASHGSTADEDSFGTRKARSSFGRGFFKIKNNKRTASAPNLDRSRSASAPTLAETEKGSADHLDLAGLPPRPKEADGLQMTPPSPDSRKKARGIKKLFGKLRRSQSTTFNPDDMSETEFKRGGTRATAGPRLGWSRDLGQSHNELDMPFAKWTKEQVCNWLQDQGLGSYINNGRQWILSGQTLLQASQQDLEKELGIKHPLHRKKLQLALQALGSEEENNHGKLDYHWVTRWLDDIGLPQYKTQFDEGKMDGRMLHYMSVDDLLSLKVVSVLHHLSIKRAIQVLRINNFEPNCLRRRPSDESNVTPSEVTQWTNHRVMEWLRSVDLAEYAPNLRGSGVHGGLMVLEPRFNVETMAQLLNIPPNKTLLRRHLATHFNLLIGQEAQQQKREAMESPDYVLLTATAKVKPKKLTFSNFGSLRKKKQDDGEEYVCPMELGRASGSGSKKGFKPGLDIRVYDDDDLDRLEQMEDSEGTVRQIGAFSEGINNLTHMLKEDEMFKDFATRSPSTSVTDEDSNV; from the exons aCTAATGGACACATATCTGGAAATGGAGATGTTTATCAAGAAAGGCTGGCTCGTCTGGAAAATGATAAGGAATCTCTTGTTCTGCAA GTAAGCGTGCTCACAGACCAGGTGGAGGCCCAAGGAGAAAAGATTCGGGATCTGGAGTTCTGCctggaggagcacagggagaagCTGAATGCCACAGAGGAGATGCTGCAACAG GAGCTTTTAAGCAGAACAACCCTTGAAACTCAGAAGCTGGATCTTATGGCAGAGATTTCCACTCTGAAATTAAAGCTTACATCTGTAGAGAAGGATAGATTGGACTATGAGGACAGATTCAGAGACACAGAG GATTTGATCCAGGAAATAAATGAACTGCGGTTGAGAGTGGGAGAAATGGACAATGAAAGACTCCAGTAtgagaaaaaactgaaaacaaccAAA TCTTTAATGGCCAAACTTTCTAGTATGAAAATCAAAGTGGGTCAGatgcagtatgaaaagcagCGGATGGAGCAAAAAAGCCAGATATTAAAG GATGAACTCTCAGCTTTGAAAGACAAACTGGAGCAGAAGGAAGCCGAGGTAAAAAGGTTGCACGAAAAATTGGTTTGCAAGCTCAAAGGAGAAGGAATTGAAATCCTGGACAGAG ATGAAAATTGTAAAAAGAAGCTCAAAGATAAAA ATATAGAGgtacagaaaatgaagaaggcGGTAGAATCTCTAATGGCAGCAAATGAAGAGAAG GATCGGAAGATAGAAGAGCTCCGGCAATCTCTGAACAGGTACAAGAAAGTTCAAGACATGGTGATACTGGCTCAAGGTAAAAAAG GCAAGGAAAGTGACAGTGAAGACTTGAATTCAGGGTCTGTTTCCACGGTTTTACTGGACACACCAAGTCTGACTGACCCAGAGAAAAGCCCATCCCCAACCCCAGTGACAGCATCTCCAATCCACGATGAGTTTAATGTGAATATTCATGAAGAG AACTCCTTACAGATCCACACCAGTATTTTACAGATTtcaattccttctttttcatcaACATCCAAGAGCTCAGAAGCTGATGCAGAGAGAGTGAAAACACAGCCTAGGCCAGATCCTGCAAGTGAAATGAG TGAAGGAAGATCAGCAGGTTCCTCCCCAGAAACTCGTCTGTGTGATAGTCCAGT AACTTCCTCGCTGCAGAAGTCCAGCAGTCTGAGCAGTTTGAGGAAAGAGCCATCCGAAGTG GACAGAGACCCTGCCCAGAAGCCAACAGAG GTTAAACCTCCTGTGGAAGGTCATAGTTTTGCAACCCTGACCCCGAAGTCTGCCTCTCATGGTAGCACGGCAGATGAGGACAGTTTTGGTACCCGCAAGGCCAGATCCTCCTTCGGCCGAGGCTTTTTCAAGATAAAGAACAACAAGAGGACTGCAAGTGCCCCCAATCTGG ATCGCAGTCGAAGTGCAAGTGCACCTACCTTAG CTGAGACGGAGAAGGGATCTGCAGATCACTTGGATCTGGCTGGCTTGCCCCCCCGCCCAAAGGAAGCAGATGGTCTACAGATGACACCACCTTCTCCAGATTCCAGGAAAAAGGCCAGGGGGATCAAAAAGTTATTTGGAAA GCTTAGGAGAAGTCAGTCTACCACCTTCAACCCTGACGACATGTCCGAGACTGAGTTCAAACGAGGAGGGACGAGAGCGACAGCGGGGCCACGGCTGGGCTGGTCTCGAGACCTGGGGCAGTCCCACAA TGAGCTGGACATGCCGTTCGCAAAGTGGACAAAAGAGCAGGTTTGCAACTGGCTCCAGGACCAAGGGCTTGGCTCCTACATAAATAATGGCAGGCAGTGGATACTGTCTGGGCAAACACTCCTGCAGGCTTCTCAGCAGGATCTGGAAAAG GAGCTTGGGATAAAGCACCCATTGCATCGGAAGAAGCTCCAGCTTGCTCTGCAGGCACTGGGatctgaagaggaaaacaacCATGGCAAACTGGATTACCACTGGGTTACCA GGTGGCTTGATGACATTGGCCTCCCCCAGTACAAGACCCAATTTGATGAAGGGAAGATGGACGGCCGAATGCTCCATTACATGAGTGTG GATGACCTGCTGTCCTTGAAGGTTGTCAGTGTCCTCCACCACCTCAGCATCAAAAGAGCCATCCAGGTGTTGAGAATAAACAACTTTGAGCCCAACTGCCTGCGCAGGAGGCCATCGGATGAG AGCAATGTCACCCCTTCCGAGGTCACCCAGTGGACCAACCACCGTGTGATGGAGTGGTTGCGCTCCGTGGATCTGGCAGAGTATGCACCCAACCTGCGGGGCAGTGGTGTGCACGGAGGACTCATG GTTTTGGAGCCTCGTTTCAATGTAGAAACCATGGCACAGCTGCTGAACATCCCCCCAAACAAGACGCTGCTGAGGCGGCACTTGGCGACTCATTTCAACCTCCTCATCGGGCAGGAGGCCCAGCAGCAGAAACGAGAGGCCATGGAGTCCCCAGACTATGTCCTCTTGACAGCAACTGCCAAAGTAAAG CCAAAGAAACTTACCTTCAGCAATTTTGGGAGCCTGAGAAAGAAGAAGCAAGATGATGGGGAAGAGTATGTGTGTCCCATGGAGCTGGGGCGGGCATCTGGGAGTGGATCAAAGAAGGGCTTTAAGCCTGGCTTGGATATCCGAGTATATGACGATGATGATTtggacaggctggagcag ATGGAAGATTCAGAAGGGACGGTGAGGCAAATAGGAGCGTTTTCTGAAGGCATCAACAACTTGACA CACATGTTGAAAGAAGATGAAATGTTTAAAGACTTTGCGACCCGCTCTCCCAGCACCAGTGTAACAGATGAGGACTCCAATGTTTGA
- the PPFIBP1 gene encoding liprin-beta-1 isoform X14, translating into MMSDASDMLAAALEQMDGIIAGSKALEYSNGIFDCQSPTSPFMGGLRALHLVEDLRGLLEMMEADEREGLRCQIPDSTAEALIEWLQSQMTNGHISGNGDVYQERLARLENDKESLVLQVSVLTDQVEAQGEKIRDLEFCLEEHREKLNATEEMLQQELLSRTTLETQKLDLMAEISTLKLKLTSVEKDRLDYEDRFRDTEDLIQEINELRLRVGEMDNERLQYEKKLKTTKSLMAKLSSMKIKVGQMQYEKQRMEQKSQILKDELSALKDKLEQKEAEVKRLHEKLVCKLKGEGIEILDRDIEVQKMKKAVESLMAANEEKDRKIEELRQSLNRYKKVQDMVILAQGKKGKESDSEDLNSGSVSTVLLDTPSLTDPEKSPSPTPVTASPIHDEFNVNIHEENSLQIHTSILQISIPSFSSTSKSSEADAERVKTQPRPDPASEMSEGRSAGSSPETRLCDSPVTSSLQKSSSLSSLRKEPSEVDRDPAQKPTEVKPPVEGHSFATLTPKSASHGSTADEDSFGTRKARSSFGRGFFKIKNNKRTASAPNLAETEKGSADHLDLAGLPPRPKEADGLQMTPPSPDSRKKARGIKKLFGKLRRSQSTTFNPDDMSETEFKRGGTRATAGPRLGWSRDLGQSHNELDMPFAKWTKEQVCNWLQDQGLGSYINNGRQWILSGQTLLQASQQDLEKELGIKHPLHRKKLQLALQALGSEEENNHGKLDYHWVTRWLDDIGLPQYKTQFDEGKMDGRMLHYMSVDDLLSLKVVSVLHHLSIKRAIQVLRINNFEPNCLRRRPSDESNVTPSEVTQWTNHRVMEWLRSVDLAEYAPNLRGSGVHGGLMVLEPRFNVETMAQLLNIPPNKTLLRRHLATHFNLLIGQEAQQQKREAMESPDYVLLTATAKVKPKKLTFSNFGSLRKKKQDDGEEYVCPMELGRASGSGSKKGFKPGLDIRVYDDDDLDRLEQMEDSEGTVRQIGAFSEGINNLTHMLKEDEMFKDFATRSPSTSVTDEDSNV; encoded by the exons aCTAATGGACACATATCTGGAAATGGAGATGTTTATCAAGAAAGGCTGGCTCGTCTGGAAAATGATAAGGAATCTCTTGTTCTGCAA GTAAGCGTGCTCACAGACCAGGTGGAGGCCCAAGGAGAAAAGATTCGGGATCTGGAGTTCTGCctggaggagcacagggagaagCTGAATGCCACAGAGGAGATGCTGCAACAG GAGCTTTTAAGCAGAACAACCCTTGAAACTCAGAAGCTGGATCTTATGGCAGAGATTTCCACTCTGAAATTAAAGCTTACATCTGTAGAGAAGGATAGATTGGACTATGAGGACAGATTCAGAGACACAGAG GATTTGATCCAGGAAATAAATGAACTGCGGTTGAGAGTGGGAGAAATGGACAATGAAAGACTCCAGTAtgagaaaaaactgaaaacaaccAAA TCTTTAATGGCCAAACTTTCTAGTATGAAAATCAAAGTGGGTCAGatgcagtatgaaaagcagCGGATGGAGCAAAAAAGCCAGATATTAAAG GATGAACTCTCAGCTTTGAAAGACAAACTGGAGCAGAAGGAAGCCGAGGTAAAAAGGTTGCACGAAAAATTGGTTTGCAAGCTCAAAGGAGAAGGAATTGAAATCCTGGACAGAG ATATAGAGgtacagaaaatgaagaaggcGGTAGAATCTCTAATGGCAGCAAATGAAGAGAAG GATCGGAAGATAGAAGAGCTCCGGCAATCTCTGAACAGGTACAAGAAAGTTCAAGACATGGTGATACTGGCTCAAGGTAAAAAAG GCAAGGAAAGTGACAGTGAAGACTTGAATTCAGGGTCTGTTTCCACGGTTTTACTGGACACACCAAGTCTGACTGACCCAGAGAAAAGCCCATCCCCAACCCCAGTGACAGCATCTCCAATCCACGATGAGTTTAATGTGAATATTCATGAAGAG AACTCCTTACAGATCCACACCAGTATTTTACAGATTtcaattccttctttttcatcaACATCCAAGAGCTCAGAAGCTGATGCAGAGAGAGTGAAAACACAGCCTAGGCCAGATCCTGCAAGTGAAATGAG TGAAGGAAGATCAGCAGGTTCCTCCCCAGAAACTCGTCTGTGTGATAGTCCAGT AACTTCCTCGCTGCAGAAGTCCAGCAGTCTGAGCAGTTTGAGGAAAGAGCCATCCGAAGTG GACAGAGACCCTGCCCAGAAGCCAACAGAG GTTAAACCTCCTGTGGAAGGTCATAGTTTTGCAACCCTGACCCCGAAGTCTGCCTCTCATGGTAGCACGGCAGATGAGGACAGTTTTGGTACCCGCAAGGCCAGATCCTCCTTCGGCCGAGGCTTTTTCAAGATAAAGAACAACAAGAGGACTGCAAGTGCCCCCAATCTGG CTGAGACGGAGAAGGGATCTGCAGATCACTTGGATCTGGCTGGCTTGCCCCCCCGCCCAAAGGAAGCAGATGGTCTACAGATGACACCACCTTCTCCAGATTCCAGGAAAAAGGCCAGGGGGATCAAAAAGTTATTTGGAAA GCTTAGGAGAAGTCAGTCTACCACCTTCAACCCTGACGACATGTCCGAGACTGAGTTCAAACGAGGAGGGACGAGAGCGACAGCGGGGCCACGGCTGGGCTGGTCTCGAGACCTGGGGCAGTCCCACAA TGAGCTGGACATGCCGTTCGCAAAGTGGACAAAAGAGCAGGTTTGCAACTGGCTCCAGGACCAAGGGCTTGGCTCCTACATAAATAATGGCAGGCAGTGGATACTGTCTGGGCAAACACTCCTGCAGGCTTCTCAGCAGGATCTGGAAAAG GAGCTTGGGATAAAGCACCCATTGCATCGGAAGAAGCTCCAGCTTGCTCTGCAGGCACTGGGatctgaagaggaaaacaacCATGGCAAACTGGATTACCACTGGGTTACCA GGTGGCTTGATGACATTGGCCTCCCCCAGTACAAGACCCAATTTGATGAAGGGAAGATGGACGGCCGAATGCTCCATTACATGAGTGTG GATGACCTGCTGTCCTTGAAGGTTGTCAGTGTCCTCCACCACCTCAGCATCAAAAGAGCCATCCAGGTGTTGAGAATAAACAACTTTGAGCCCAACTGCCTGCGCAGGAGGCCATCGGATGAG AGCAATGTCACCCCTTCCGAGGTCACCCAGTGGACCAACCACCGTGTGATGGAGTGGTTGCGCTCCGTGGATCTGGCAGAGTATGCACCCAACCTGCGGGGCAGTGGTGTGCACGGAGGACTCATG GTTTTGGAGCCTCGTTTCAATGTAGAAACCATGGCACAGCTGCTGAACATCCCCCCAAACAAGACGCTGCTGAGGCGGCACTTGGCGACTCATTTCAACCTCCTCATCGGGCAGGAGGCCCAGCAGCAGAAACGAGAGGCCATGGAGTCCCCAGACTATGTCCTCTTGACAGCAACTGCCAAAGTAAAG CCAAAGAAACTTACCTTCAGCAATTTTGGGAGCCTGAGAAAGAAGAAGCAAGATGATGGGGAAGAGTATGTGTGTCCCATGGAGCTGGGGCGGGCATCTGGGAGTGGATCAAAGAAGGGCTTTAAGCCTGGCTTGGATATCCGAGTATATGACGATGATGATTtggacaggctggagcag ATGGAAGATTCAGAAGGGACGGTGAGGCAAATAGGAGCGTTTTCTGAAGGCATCAACAACTTGACA CACATGTTGAAAGAAGATGAAATGTTTAAAGACTTTGCGACCCGCTCTCCCAGCACCAGTGTAACAGATGAGGACTCCAATGTTTGA